GAGGTCCTCGCGATAATGTCCGTCCAGATGTTCAGCCACCGCTCTGCCGAGGCTAAAGCCGTCCATGTGGACACCCTTGAGAGGCTGAAGAAGTTCCTTGAGGCGGATAAAGGCGAGGTAATACTCTTCCCAAGCTCCGGCACCGGATTCATGGAGTCCGCTGTTAGAAACACGATACCGAGGGGTGAAAAGGTTCTGGTTACCGTCATAGGTGCCTTTGGTAAGCGCTTTGCAGACGTTGTCGAAGCCAACGGTAGGAAGGCTGTAATCCTTGAGAAGGAACCCGGACAGGCGGTTAAGCCGGAGGAGCTCGATGAGGCCTTAAGGAAGAACTCCGACGTTCACGCGGTAACGATAACCTACAACGAGACTTCCACTGGCGTTCTCAACCCGCTCCCTGAGCTGGCGAAGGTGGTTAAAGAGCACGACAAGCTTCTCTTCGTCGATGCCGTCTCTGCGATGGGCGGTGCCGACATAAAGTTCGACGAGTGGGACATTGACCTGGTCTTTGCGAGCAGTCAGAAGGCCTTCGGCGTTCCTCCGGGATTGGCGGTAGCTGCTGTCAGCGAGAGGGTTTTTGAGATAGCGGAGAAGATGCCGGAGCGTGGCTGGTACTTCGATTTGCCCCTCTACAAGAAGTTCAACGAGAAGAAGAAGGGAACGCCCTCAACTCCACCGCTCCCACAGATATTCGGCCTCAACGTTGTTCTCAGGATAATCGAGAAGATGGGCGGAAAGAAGGAATGGCTCGACATGTACAGGAAGAGGAGCGAGATGATAAGGAACGGAGTCAAGGAGATGGGCCTCGGAATTCTGGCAGAGCCAGGTTATGAGAGTCCAACGATTACTGCCGTTGTAGTTCCGGAGGGAATAAAGGGAATAGACGTCTACAACGCCATGCGCGAGAGGGGCTTCGAATTAGCTAAGGGCTACGGAAGCGTCGCTGAGAAGACCTTCAGGATTGGAAACATGGGCTACATGACCTTTGAAGACATAAGGGAGATGCTCGACAACCTCAGGGAGGTCATAGAAAAGCTTAAGGGCTGACCTCTACCTTTCATTTTAGTGAAAGACCATGG
The DNA window shown above is from Thermococcus sp. and carries:
- a CDS encoding alanine--glyoxylate aminotransferase family protein translates to MELRFDMAYEDAYREVYEMVKPKYKLFTAGPVACFPEVLAIMSVQMFSHRSAEAKAVHVDTLERLKKFLEADKGEVILFPSSGTGFMESAVRNTIPRGEKVLVTVIGAFGKRFADVVEANGRKAVILEKEPGQAVKPEELDEALRKNSDVHAVTITYNETSTGVLNPLPELAKVVKEHDKLLFVDAVSAMGGADIKFDEWDIDLVFASSQKAFGVPPGLAVAAVSERVFEIAEKMPERGWYFDLPLYKKFNEKKKGTPSTPPLPQIFGLNVVLRIIEKMGGKKEWLDMYRKRSEMIRNGVKEMGLGILAEPGYESPTITAVVVPEGIKGIDVYNAMRERGFELAKGYGSVAEKTFRIGNMGYMTFEDIREMLDNLREVIEKLKG